The following proteins are encoded in a genomic region of Paenibacillus sp. FSL R7-0273:
- a CDS encoding glycoside hydrolase family 127 protein, with translation MNKITQTRATLPGTTEIKDEFWGRYIRLVQDVVIPYQYEALHDRVPEAEPSHAIANFEIAAGRKNGEFKGWVFQDSDVAKWLEAVGYSLSIKQDPELERRADEVIELVGEAQQADGYLDTYFIIKEPGNRWTNLQDCHELYCAGHFIEAAVAYYEATGKDKLLNIVRRLVDHIADVFGPEEGKLKGYDGHQEIELALVKLYRLTGEQKYLQLSSFFIDQRGQEPNFLHQEWEDRGQVTHWSGKTDKTDLAYLQAHLPVREQSVAVGHSVRAVYMYTAMADLAALTGDAGLREACERLWLNMTQKQMYITGGIGSTHHGEAFTFDYDLPNDTVYAETCASIGLIFFAKRMLELTPDAKYADVMERALYNNVLGSMAQDGKHYFYVNPLEVWPQACSCNPGKHHVKAERQGWFGCACCPPNVARLLTSLNQYIYTVHGDTLYTNLYIGSESVFTLGGQEVTVSQQNNYPWEGKVQFKVVPAAAAEFGLAVRIPVWSTGAVLTVNGEAVDIASVLEQGYAVIRRTWNAGDVIELSLPMTAGRVYAHPQLRADAGQTAIQRGPLVYCLEEADNGATLSSISLDDAGAFTESFDKSLLGGAVVVKTDGFRVDEAGWNGGLYGSTKAGVKPVEVTAIPYYMWGNRGSGEMKVWVRD, from the coding sequence ATGAACAAAATTACACAGACAAGAGCAACACTTCCGGGTACCACCGAAATTAAAGATGAATTCTGGGGCCGTTATATCAGGCTTGTACAGGATGTCGTGATCCCTTATCAATATGAAGCGCTGCATGACCGTGTGCCCGAAGCGGAGCCGAGCCATGCGATTGCCAATTTTGAAATCGCTGCCGGAAGAAAGAACGGTGAATTTAAGGGCTGGGTATTCCAGGACAGCGACGTGGCAAAATGGCTGGAGGCGGTCGGCTACTCCCTGAGTATTAAGCAGGATCCTGAGCTGGAGCGCCGGGCGGATGAGGTTATTGAGCTGGTCGGGGAAGCACAGCAGGCAGACGGTTATCTGGATACGTATTTTATTATAAAAGAACCGGGCAACCGCTGGACCAATCTGCAGGACTGCCATGAGCTCTATTGCGCCGGCCATTTCATCGAGGCAGCGGTGGCATACTACGAAGCGACCGGTAAGGATAAGCTGCTGAATATTGTCCGCCGGCTGGTTGATCATATTGCAGACGTCTTTGGGCCGGAAGAGGGCAAGCTTAAGGGCTATGACGGCCACCAGGAGATCGAGCTGGCGCTGGTGAAGCTGTACCGGCTGACCGGGGAGCAGAAATATCTTCAGCTTAGCAGCTTTTTCATCGACCAGCGCGGACAGGAACCGAATTTCCTCCATCAAGAATGGGAGGACCGGGGACAGGTTACACACTGGAGCGGCAAAACGGATAAGACCGATCTGGCTTATCTTCAGGCGCATCTGCCGGTACGTGAGCAGAGTGTAGCGGTAGGCCATTCCGTCCGCGCTGTCTATATGTATACTGCAATGGCAGATTTAGCGGCGCTTACCGGCGATGCCGGGCTGCGTGAGGCCTGCGAACGGCTGTGGCTTAATATGACGCAGAAGCAGATGTATATTACCGGAGGGATTGGCTCGACCCATCACGGTGAAGCCTTCACCTTTGATTATGACCTGCCTAACGATACTGTCTATGCTGAGACATGCGCTTCGATCGGGCTGATCTTTTTTGCAAAGCGGATGCTGGAGCTTACTCCTGATGCCAAATATGCGGATGTGATGGAACGGGCGCTGTATAACAATGTACTTGGCTCTATGGCCCAGGACGGCAAGCATTACTTCTATGTTAACCCCCTGGAGGTATGGCCGCAGGCCTGCTCCTGCAATCCGGGCAAGCATCATGTAAAAGCAGAGCGCCAGGGGTGGTTCGGCTGCGCCTGCTGCCCTCCGAACGTGGCGCGTCTGCTCACTTCCCTGAACCAGTATATCTATACGGTGCATGGAGATACCCTGTATACGAATCTGTATATTGGCAGTGAATCTGTCTTTACACTTGGCGGACAGGAGGTTACCGTCAGCCAGCAGAACAATTACCCGTGGGAGGGCAAGGTGCAGTTTAAGGTTGTGCCGGCTGCGGCTGCTGAATTTGGCCTTGCGGTGCGGATTCCTGTCTGGAGCACGGGGGCGGTGCTTACGGTCAACGGAGAAGCTGTGGATATTGCTTCTGTTCTTGAGCAAGGTTATGCCGTTATCCGCCGCACCTGGAACGCCGGGGATGTCATTGAGCTTAGCCTCCCTATGACAGCAGGCCGTGTCTACGCCCATCCGCAGCTGCGTGCCGATGCCGGACAGACAGCCATTCAGCGGGGGCCGCTGGTCTACTGTCTGGAGGAGGCGGATAACGGAGCAACACTCAGCTCCATTTCCCTGGATGACGCAGGAGCGTTTACCGAAAGCTTTGATAAGTCGCTGCTCGGCGGAGCTGTTGTCGTGAAGACAGATGGTTTCCGTGTAGATGAGGCAGGCTGGAACGGCGGTTTGTACGGCAGCACGAAGGCCGGCGTTAAGCCTGTCGAGGTTACGGCGATCCCGTATTACATGTGGGGCAACCGCGGCAGCGGTGAGATGAAGGTGTGGGTCCGGGATTAA
- a CDS encoding helix-turn-helix transcriptional regulator, which produces MTFPPSYIHLAAPPFPYFLECGRTVYQPGDQHPNRRAMGKFDLIFVEEGCLYIGEEHKQWAVPAGHSLLLLPDRYHYSAKPCETVTSFFWVHFHTVAEWAEAEGEPVYADRDAHFREFLTHPYTIRIPQFGPLPDPFMRSGQAELLLQLNGVRRSGAVWQQQRIFEEMLRMTDLAQQDAAGSHAVEIAEQTEAYIRNHYAEALTNSLLAEELHFHYNYLARCMKRVYGLTPMEYLTDYRLEQAKLLLLKTEKSIADIAEQTGFESTAYFSRRFTGKVGISPLRFRKRYSR; this is translated from the coding sequence ATGACCTTTCCACCCTCCTATATTCACTTGGCTGCGCCGCCGTTCCCTTATTTTCTGGAATGCGGCCGCACCGTCTATCAGCCCGGAGACCAGCATCCCAACCGCAGGGCTATGGGCAAGTTTGACCTGATATTTGTGGAGGAAGGCTGCCTGTACATCGGAGAGGAGCATAAGCAGTGGGCCGTCCCCGCCGGACACAGCCTGCTGCTGCTGCCTGACCGCTATCACTATTCAGCGAAGCCCTGTGAGACGGTGACCTCCTTCTTCTGGGTTCATTTTCACACTGTCGCGGAGTGGGCTGAGGCTGAAGGGGAGCCCGTCTATGCTGACCGTGATGCCCACTTCCGGGAGTTCCTTACACACCCCTATACAATCCGTATCCCGCAGTTTGGCCCCCTGCCTGACCCGTTCATGCGGAGCGGCCAGGCGGAGCTGCTGCTCCAGCTGAATGGAGTCAGACGGTCCGGTGCGGTATGGCAGCAGCAGCGGATTTTTGAGGAGATGCTGCGGATGACGGATCTGGCCCAGCAGGACGCCGCAGGCAGCCATGCCGTGGAAATCGCCGAGCAGACGGAGGCCTATATCCGTAATCATTATGCTGAAGCGCTGACTAACAGCCTTCTGGCAGAGGAGCTGCACTTTCATTACAACTATCTGGCCCGCTGTATGAAGCGGGTGTACGGGCTGACCCCAATGGAATATTTGACAGACTACCGTCTGGAGCAGGCTAAGCTGCTGCTGCTGAAGACTGAAAAATCCATAGCGGATATAGCAGAACAGACAGGCTTTGAGAGCACAGCCTACTTTTCCCGGCGCTTCACCGGCAAGGTGGGGATATCCCCGCTGCGTTTCCGCAAGCGGTACTCCCGTTAA
- a CDS encoding GNAT family N-acetyltransferase, whose product MGNRGTVADELIFEQAKEEHLAGVLDIYNYYVLNTTVSFHTEPLTLDEMRSSVLNSDPRFKSYAIKQAGSLAGYVLITRHKNKQAYDTSGEISIYLNPDSSGQGIGGQALAFIEREAAALGFHVLVATVCADNEPSRRLFTKYGYEQSALFRQIGRKFGRWLDIASYQKIIGPANE is encoded by the coding sequence GTGGGAAACAGGGGAACGGTGGCAGATGAACTGATTTTTGAACAAGCTAAGGAAGAGCATCTGGCCGGTGTGCTGGATATTTATAATTATTACGTGCTGAATACGACGGTATCGTTCCACACAGAGCCTCTGACTCTTGACGAGATGCGGAGCTCCGTGTTAAACAGCGATCCGCGCTTCAAATCCTATGCTATTAAGCAGGCAGGGAGCTTAGCGGGCTATGTCCTCATAACCAGGCATAAGAACAAGCAGGCTTATGATACTTCCGGAGAGATCAGTATTTATCTGAACCCGGACAGCAGCGGGCAGGGGATTGGCGGGCAGGCGCTGGCTTTCATTGAACGTGAGGCTGCAGCACTCGGCTTTCACGTTCTGGTCGCCACTGTCTGTGCAGATAATGAGCCAAGCCGCCGGCTGTTCACTAAGTACGGCTACGAACAAAGCGCCTTGTTCAGGCAAATCGGCCGCAAGTTCGGAAGATGGCTGGATATTGCCAGCTACCAGAAAATCATCGGACCGGCTAATGAATGA
- a CDS encoding LytTR family transcriptional regulator DNA-binding domain-containing protein: MLSIRQLESYTEHSVVFPAFTMEVSRQEAVALHTGMNARAVLLGILTGKLPVAEGEIRINGHTYTGHIRQAVPETGFLLLEQGEYTRLTVKENLRFYSKLYGYGRPVEEVMRMVRLDAKAGVRLSALSHSERKRVQYARLIIQDPQLLVCEEPDQNVDNETKLVFRRLVQQLCDSGKAVLILTGNMETALSITNRVYRLDEKGLQSFDIQGEEDQAEELAEAELDLLVIAEEEAAEEIEQTLQLFRFEKIPTRMNDKIILFNPPEIDYVESSDGQTQLSIGGELYPTAFKINELEERLHSYGFFRCHRSYLVNLQKVREVITFTRNSYSLVLDDAAKTSVPLSKTKMAELKEMMGLK, translated from the coding sequence GTGCTGTCAATAAGACAATTGGAAAGCTATACGGAACACTCTGTTGTATTTCCCGCATTTACAATGGAGGTTTCCCGGCAGGAAGCGGTTGCGCTGCATACGGGAATGAACGCACGGGCTGTGCTCCTCGGCATTCTTACAGGCAAATTGCCTGTGGCTGAAGGGGAAATCAGAATTAACGGCCATACATATACCGGACATATCCGGCAGGCGGTGCCTGAGACTGGTTTTTTGCTGCTGGAGCAGGGGGAATACACCAGATTAACGGTAAAAGAGAACCTGCGCTTTTACAGCAAGCTGTATGGCTACGGCCGTCCGGTCGAGGAGGTAATGCGGATGGTCAGGCTTGATGCCAAAGCAGGTGTGCGTTTATCCGCCCTGAGCCACTCTGAGCGGAAACGTGTGCAGTATGCCCGGCTGATTATCCAGGACCCGCAGCTGCTCGTCTGTGAGGAGCCGGACCAGAATGTCGATAACGAAACAAAGCTTGTGTTCAGGCGGCTTGTGCAGCAGCTGTGCGACAGCGGGAAAGCGGTACTTATTCTGACCGGTAACATGGAGACTGCGCTCAGTATAACTAACCGGGTGTACCGGCTGGATGAAAAGGGACTACAGAGTTTTGATATCCAAGGTGAAGAGGACCAGGCTGAAGAATTAGCCGAAGCTGAGCTGGACCTTTTAGTGATAGCAGAGGAAGAAGCAGCCGAGGAGATAGAGCAGACGCTTCAGCTGTTCCGTTTTGAGAAAATACCGACCCGCATGAACGACAAAATCATTCTGTTCAATCCGCCGGAAATTGATTATGTCGAAAGCAGTGACGGTCAGACCCAGCTTTCAATCGGCGGTGAGCTTTATCCGACTGCTTTTAAAATTAATGAGCTGGAGGAGCGTCTGCATTCCTACGGATTTTTCCGCTGCCACCGTTCCTATCTCGTTAATCTCCAGAAGGTCCGTGAGGTGATCACGTTTACCCGCAACAGCTATAGTCTCGTACTCGATGATGCGGCGAAAACCTCGGTGCCCTTATCCAAGACCAAAATGGCCGAATTAAAGGAAATGATGGGCCTGAAATAG
- a CDS encoding YitT family protein, translated as MRPLLRFAVILLGSLLIAAATNFFLVPYKILDGGVIGIALILNYTSGINIGLAIVCCSLPIFLLAWLKERDIFYNSIIGLLASSLLIELLGPLQYYFLYYIEIGSISSAIIGGFLMGTGLGLMLRFKASTGGTDLLAKFMKRYIPLNVGVIIFLSDTLIIGAGGVLISKETFFHSILTIFSGGIATGLCTLDNK; from the coding sequence ATGCGTCCATTATTACGTTTTGCAGTCATCCTGCTGGGAAGCCTGCTCATAGCAGCCGCAACCAACTTTTTTCTGGTCCCCTACAAAATACTGGATGGCGGCGTAATCGGCATTGCCCTGATCCTCAATTACACAAGCGGCATCAACATCGGACTGGCTATTGTCTGCTGCAGCCTTCCCATTTTCCTGCTCGCCTGGCTAAAAGAACGGGATATTTTTTACAACAGCATAATCGGGCTGCTTGCCTCCTCACTGCTGATTGAGCTGCTGGGACCGCTACAGTATTATTTTCTTTACTATATTGAAATCGGCTCCATCTCAAGTGCGATCATCGGCGGCTTCCTGATGGGTACCGGGCTTGGTCTGATGCTGCGCTTCAAAGCCAGTACAGGCGGCACGGATCTGCTGGCCAAGTTCATGAAACGGTACATTCCGCTGAATGTAGGGGTTATTATTTTTCTGAGCGATACCCTGATTATCGGCGCCGGCGGTGTGCTGATCTCCAAGGAAACCTTTTTCCACTCTATCCTGACGATCTTCTCCGGCGGCATTGCTACAGGGTTATGTACGTTAGACAATAAATGA
- a CDS encoding LacI family DNA-binding transcriptional regulator: MRSEDIARLAGVSRSTVSRVINNYSNVPEETRAKVLKVIEQHQYEPNSFARALAGKKTDTIGLFAISMNEKENTTRIYQNNYFAPFVDAVVDTANARGCYVLIHTVYSPDDFLKVKQAFLQKRIDGGIIVGTQKDIDIVREMVGLDSPLVLIDYDISEIMAEHLDRNHLAIVNSKDYEGTVEAIEHLIGLGHKEIGMICGRMNTYSGRERYMAYADTLKRHGLIPNEQFVLQGDFLKEKAYEEVKQLIASGNTLPTAFFSSNDDMAISAMEALAEHGISVPEDISIAGFDDVQLAARIHPKLTSVRLPIYEMSKAAVEKVIELCDSQQPTFSTISFPARLVERDSCQPPKAT; this comes from the coding sequence ATGCGCAGCGAAGATATAGCGAGGCTCGCAGGGGTGTCCCGAAGCACGGTGTCCCGCGTGATCAACAATTATTCCAATGTCCCTGAAGAGACGCGGGCCAAGGTACTGAAGGTTATTGAGCAGCATCAGTATGAGCCCAACAGCTTTGCCCGGGCTCTGGCCGGCAAGAAGACCGATACGATCGGGCTTTTTGCCATCAGCATGAACGAGAAGGAGAACACGACCCGGATCTACCAGAATAACTACTTTGCACCGTTCGTCGATGCCGTAGTCGACACGGCGAATGCCAGAGGCTGTTATGTGCTGATCCACACCGTCTACTCCCCCGATGATTTCCTGAAGGTCAAGCAGGCATTCCTGCAGAAACGGATTGACGGCGGTATCATCGTCGGCACCCAGAAGGATATTGATATTGTGCGGGAAATGGTGGGGCTGGACTCCCCGCTTGTGCTGATCGATTATGATATTTCAGAGATCATGGCAGAGCATCTGGACCGCAATCATCTGGCTATTGTTAACTCCAAGGATTATGAGGGCACGGTCGAAGCCATTGAGCATCTGATCGGACTTGGCCACAAGGAAATCGGCATGATCTGCGGACGGATGAACACTTACTCCGGCAGGGAACGCTACATGGCCTATGCGGATACGCTGAAGCGCCACGGGCTCATTCCCAATGAACAGTTTGTCCTGCAGGGCGATTTTTTGAAGGAAAAGGCTTATGAAGAGGTTAAACAGCTGATTGCTTCGGGTAATACGCTGCCGACCGCTTTCTTCTCCTCCAATGACGATATGGCGATTTCGGCCATGGAAGCGCTCGCCGAGCACGGCATCTCCGTGCCTGAGGACATCTCGATTGCCGGATTTGATGATGTGCAGCTTGCTGCCCGCATTCATCCCAAGCTGACCTCTGTGCGCCTGCCGATTTATGAAATGTCCAAGGCTGCCGTCGAGAAGGTCATCGAGCTCTGCGATTCACAGCAGCCAACCTTCAGCACCATCAGCTTTCCGGCCCGGCTGGTCGAAAGAGATTCCTGTCAGCCGCCGAAGGCAACCTAA
- a CDS encoding helix-turn-helix domain-containing protein, producing MMKSYWTVEELAKELQVTTRTIRNYMKSGELSGAKVGGQWRFTLSDIRKLTGDTGLNNPFTDFTENFNNPGTFQQSLLAFNIPVKSQAELEAVRDQIIEQYNQVYSGQDRRFYYELLSPDYFRVVLSGNRKYTLNFGSWIEERFY from the coding sequence ATGATGAAAAGCTATTGGACGGTCGAGGAGCTGGCCAAGGAATTACAGGTGACCACCAGAACGATCAGAAATTATATGAAATCCGGTGAGCTTTCAGGTGCAAAGGTCGGCGGGCAATGGCGGTTTACCTTAAGTGATATCCGGAAGCTTACCGGGGATACAGGGCTAAATAACCCGTTTACCGATTTCACCGAAAACTTTAATAACCCCGGGACCTTTCAGCAATCCCTGTTGGCGTTCAACATTCCTGTAAAAAGCCAAGCGGAGCTTGAAGCGGTCAGGGATCAAATTATTGAGCAATACAATCAGGTGTATTCGGGACAGGACCGGAGGTTCTATTATGAGCTGCTGTCGCCTGATTATTTCAGGGTGGTTCTATCCGGAAACAGGAAATATACTTTGAATTTCGGTTCATGGATTGAAGAAAGATTTTATTAG
- a CDS encoding threonine/serine exporter family protein: protein MDSTSNNSNTSTHDIIDLCLLAGKIMLQSGAETYRVEDTMSRMAAALGFPGAHSYVTPTVIMFTTSRTEPVKLFRIAERTTDLKKVSDVNDISRRLSERQLTAAEARERLGEVDDAAHAYPLWLQIVAAALTGACFTVMFKGSLWDALPALLVSALGFAAATYLHRLVQIRFFAEFSASFLIGLTTFLSVKTGIGQEMDKIIIGSVMPLVPGLLITNAVRDLMAGHLVSGLSKGADAFLTAFAIGTGIGLVLSLF from the coding sequence TTGGACAGCACAAGCAATAACAGCAATACTTCCACGCATGACATTATCGATCTATGCCTGCTGGCCGGCAAAATTATGCTGCAGAGCGGCGCAGAAACATACCGTGTTGAGGACACAATGTCCCGTATGGCCGCAGCGCTCGGCTTTCCGGGGGCGCACAGCTATGTAACTCCTACGGTTATTATGTTTACTACGAGCCGGACCGAGCCGGTGAAGCTGTTCCGGATTGCGGAACGGACCACCGATCTGAAGAAGGTCTCGGACGTTAACGATATTTCACGCCGGCTGAGCGAACGCCAGCTTACCGCAGCCGAAGCCCGCGAACGCCTGGGGGAGGTGGATGATGCCGCCCATGCCTATCCGCTCTGGCTGCAGATTGTTGCAGCTGCCCTGACCGGGGCATGCTTCACTGTCATGTTCAAGGGCAGCCTGTGGGATGCACTTCCGGCCCTGCTGGTATCCGCACTTGGCTTTGCAGCCGCGACCTATCTGCACCGGCTTGTCCAGATCCGGTTTTTTGCCGAGTTCTCTGCCTCCTTCCTGATCGGTCTGACCACCTTCCTCTCGGTTAAGACAGGCATCGGCCAGGAAATGGACAAGATCATCATCGGCTCGGTCATGCCGCTTGTCCCGGGACTTCTGATTACGAATGCAGTCCGTGACCTGATGGCCGGCCACCTGGTATCCGGGCTGTCCAAGGGAGCCGACGCTTTCCTGACTGCATTCGCCATCGGGACCGGCATCGGGCTTGTGCTCTCGCTATTCTAA
- a CDS encoding DUF3231 family protein, whose amino-acid sequence MSGVLGGSPKDEPLHYGEIYGLWQFTASAKMALSAFQAYRYHAGDRDLKVIIDDFIDQVHREIKACDKLLRSNGFMAPPELPDRPSAKLDDIPAGARFTDQEIAAALSSSAAAGMVVCSQAAGISIREDLGPMYMKFHAQMAALGLALLHLNKKKGWLVPPPLQLKHREPALV is encoded by the coding sequence ATGTCAGGAGTGCTGGGCGGCAGCCCCAAGGACGAGCCGCTTCATTACGGGGAAATTTATGGCCTGTGGCAATTTACTGCTTCAGCCAAAATGGCCTTATCCGCTTTTCAGGCCTACCGTTACCATGCCGGAGATAGAGACCTCAAGGTCATTATTGATGACTTCATCGATCAGGTGCACCGGGAAATCAAAGCTTGCGACAAGCTGCTGAGGTCGAACGGCTTCATGGCGCCTCCGGAGCTGCCCGACCGTCCATCGGCAAAGCTTGATGACATCCCGGCCGGAGCCAGATTTACAGATCAGGAAATTGCCGCAGCCTTATCCTCCTCTGCTGCAGCCGGAATGGTGGTATGCAGCCAGGCCGCGGGAATATCGATCCGCGAGGATCTCGGCCCCATGTACATGAAATTCCATGCGCAAATGGCCGCACTGGGGCTTGCACTGCTCCACTTAAATAAGAAGAAGGGCTGGCTGGTGCCGCCGCCTCTTCAGCTTAAGCACCGTGAGCCTGCGCTAGTCTGA
- a CDS encoding threonine/serine exporter family protein, with the protein MILQLVTSFIAAAAFCILFNAPARALLQCGIAGMVGWVLYLELETQLDTVVATFLATVVVGVISQLFARSYKMPVIIFSVGGIIPMVPGGLAYDAMRNFVENDNNQAIQYGVQALLLSGAIATGLVLSEVLGQMFRRKKPSGTGLK; encoded by the coding sequence ATGATTTTGCAATTAGTTACCAGCTTTATCGCGGCTGCCGCCTTCTGTATCCTGTTCAATGCACCGGCACGTGCGCTGCTGCAGTGCGGGATTGCCGGGATGGTCGGCTGGGTTCTGTATCTGGAGCTTGAGACGCAGCTGGATACCGTGGTCGCCACCTTCCTTGCAACGGTTGTAGTCGGCGTAATCAGCCAGCTGTTCGCCCGCTCGTATAAGATGCCTGTCATCATCTTCAGTGTCGGCGGAATCATTCCGATGGTTCCCGGGGGGCTGGCTTATGATGCCATGCGTAATTTTGTTGAGAATGACAATAATCAGGCGATTCAATACGGTGTGCAGGCGCTGCTGTTATCCGGGGCAATTGCAACAGGCCTTGTGCTCAGCGAGGTGCTGGGTCAAATGTTCCGCCGGAAAAAGCCTAGCGGCACCGGTCTGAAATGA
- a CDS encoding ATP-binding cassette domain-containing protein, producing MKNKKFVAITLLLVVLASITSTITPVIIQILSSRKTEADTDIFGMVIAAMFISFVLQFALLIYRQNYAAKFNTGHLSSLLHKMFKMNYDAYSRLEPTYLINRIFSAVDTVYLFMISSFEGLTRAGFIIFFSLFLAYSVHWSIFLCLLILIPVNFFGFRFINKRLKHKMEALQHEGATANKDLVTALSNADHIKQLPDFTFLEKALLPGIGKMYQTLANTNKFAQGASSVIDFINQLLQNLIYVTIAYSITQQRLPVGSIVIIGVVLPLFFNSLRELTQVNLNLKTLEAAIDFVKSDLDSNIEADGAVPVTTIESITFEQPEFKLGNMEFGYPLQEHISRGQVVYLRGPSGSGKSSLLKLLLKFRAGSGITINDMPIHTVSNSSLRSRIAYLAQNTAILSKSLEENIGFGERLTPEQKKIIEQSGVIGPILKLKAWDTLLTENGANLSGGEKQRIAIARMLLKDADVYILDESTSSIDQTSSDDIFNALLAMAKDKIVIYTSHDSDTVKYATGTISLEAENINDEKLLDGRGAGQGITGDHQNDQKLYEIR from the coding sequence TTGAAGAATAAAAAGTTCGTTGCCATTACCCTGCTTTTAGTCGTACTAGCCTCAATAACCTCTACGATTACTCCTGTTATCATCCAGATTCTAAGTAGCCGGAAAACAGAGGCCGATACGGATATCTTCGGAATGGTTATTGCTGCAATGTTCATTTCCTTCGTGCTGCAGTTTGCTTTACTGATCTATAGACAGAACTATGCTGCAAAATTTAATACTGGGCATCTGTCGTCGCTTTTACATAAAATGTTTAAAATGAACTATGATGCGTACAGCAGGCTTGAGCCGACCTACCTGATTAACAGGATTTTTTCAGCTGTGGACACCGTGTATCTGTTCATGATTTCCAGCTTTGAAGGCTTGACCCGGGCGGGCTTTATCATTTTCTTTTCCCTTTTTCTGGCTTATTCTGTTCATTGGTCCATCTTTTTATGTCTGCTGATTCTTATACCTGTGAATTTTTTTGGCTTCCGGTTTATAAATAAAAGGCTTAAGCACAAAATGGAGGCACTGCAGCACGAAGGCGCCACGGCCAATAAGGATTTGGTAACTGCGCTGTCAAATGCCGATCATATCAAGCAGCTGCCCGATTTTACATTCTTGGAGAAGGCCCTGCTGCCTGGAATAGGGAAGATGTATCAGACGCTGGCCAATACCAATAAGTTTGCCCAGGGCGCAAGCTCGGTCATTGATTTTATAAACCAGCTCCTGCAAAATTTAATCTACGTAACGATCGCATACTCTATCACACAACAGCGCTTACCAGTGGGCAGTATAGTCATCATTGGTGTAGTATTGCCTCTGTTTTTTAACTCTTTAAGAGAGCTGACCCAGGTCAATCTGAATCTGAAAACACTGGAGGCTGCTATTGATTTTGTTAAAAGCGATCTGGATTCCAATATAGAGGCTGACGGCGCAGTACCCGTTACAACAATTGAGTCCATTACGTTTGAGCAGCCGGAATTTAAGCTAGGGAATATGGAGTTCGGCTATCCCCTTCAGGAACACATAAGCAGAGGCCAGGTCGTGTATCTTCGAGGTCCCTCGGGTTCCGGTAAATCATCCTTACTGAAGCTTTTGCTGAAATTCCGGGCCGGAAGTGGAATCACAATCAATGACATGCCGATACATACGGTTAGTAACAGCTCTTTAAGATCAAGAATTGCCTATCTCGCTCAAAACACGGCCATCCTGTCAAAAAGCCTGGAGGAGAATATCGGTTTCGGTGAACGGCTGACCCCTGAACAGAAGAAGATTATTGAACAATCCGGTGTGATCGGACCCATTTTAAAATTAAAGGCTTGGGACACTTTGCTTACAGAGAACGGGGCTAATTTATCAGGGGGCGAGAAGCAGAGGATTGCCATTGCCAGAATGCTGCTGAAGGATGCGGATGTCTATATTTTGGATGAAAGCACAAGCAGCATTGACCAGACCTCATCGGATGACATTTTTAATGCACTGCTGGCTATGGCAAAGGATAAAATAGTAATATATACTTCTCATGACAGTGATACTGTTAAATATGCAACGGGTACGATTTCATTAGAGGCGGAGAATATCAATGATGAAAAGCTATTGGACGGTCGAGGAGCTGGCCAAGGAATTACAGGTGACCACCAGAACGATCAGAAATTATATGAAATCCGGTGA